The stretch of DNA GTTCCACTGGCCCCGCCTACAACGATTGCTACCTTGGCGGGACGGTCTATCACGACTTCGGCGGTATGACGCTCGCGCGGAAGGCGAATCACGTAATCGAGTGGATCCACAGCGAATCGATCGGCTACTTCGATAGCCACAAAATCGCGGACGGAGTCGGGTTGTGGCTGTACGGAATGCTCGTATTTTCGGGAGGCAAAGATAACCTTGCCCGCCAGGTCGCGACCCAACTAAGCAAAGGGGTTCCGCTCGAGGCGTCGATCGTTACCGATTCGAAACCCTTAATTGATGAGATCCAACGCGGGCGACTTGCATCCGTGAATGGCCTTCGCGTTGCAGGCCCCTGCGCGATCGTCAGGAAATGGACCCTACGTGGCGTGGCCATCTGCCCCTACGGTGCAGACGCGGCGACGCGCTCGGAGCTTGTCGGCGATTCCGCTCAATCACGATAGGAATCACCGCAAACCTACAACTCACTAAAATCCGTTGTAATGCGTTAAACAAATCTGCAAAGAGCAGCTTTCGACATTAGGACACCACCGCTAGCCGCAGTGGCGTTCTGTCAGCTTCGACAGGATACTGAATCACTTCGGGCCCGGTTCTATTCCAACCGCGAAGCTCAATGACGGAGGTTCTTTGGTCTGCGTTCGCAGGGCGCAGCTTGCGCGCCAGAAGCCGCCCGAACTTGCCATCGTGGGTTGAAACAACGATTTGTCTCTTTTCCTTTGTACGTCGCAAAAGATCAACCAGTCCAAGAAGGTTAATTTCGTCCAAACTCTGGATCGGGTCATCAAGTAGAGCCGCCTGAATCGGAAGGTGTGGCAACGCCAAATTGAAGGACAGAAAGACAGATACTGCTAGGGCGTTCAACTGTGAGCTAGAGAAGATCGCCGCCGGTGTCCTGGAGGACTTGCCTTCTGCGCTATCGCGGATCTCAGCGTCCAGTCGCCCCTTTCCGCGTATCACATCTGTAGCAAAGCTAACGACCCGAAAAGTCGGATGCGGATCAATTCGTGAAAATATTCGCTGTAGTAATGGCTCAATCTCGGACAGCTTGTCGATCGCAACAGTCGATCTTGCGTCTCGAAGCTGTTCAATCAATAGCTTTGTTGTCACGGAGGTCCTTTCTCGCTTCACCATCTCCAACTGATGGATGGCGGACTCAACCTCTGCCTTTCTCAAATCAGCTTCGGTCGAACTTATGCGGGCATTTGCCGCTTCACGAGCTATATTTAGTGATAAAGCTTCGCCTTCCGTCGTTAGATTTCTCAATCGTCCTTCTTGGGAATCGCATTCGTTCAGCATTGCCTCAAGTGCCTTGACCGAAACTTGATTAGCGGAAATCTCCAGCTCTGAAAATCTCTCATTACGCTCGAGATCCCATTGGGCGTGTTGCTTCTGAAGACGTTCGGCGTCAGCAAGCTTCTTTCGAACTTCCGCTTCCGCTTCCACAGCATCCTTTTCTGCTTTCGCATACTCCTCAATGCTCTCAGCAACTTCCGTATTCGTCGCCGTTTCAGCCCCGAACTCGATAATCCCCTTTAACCTTAGACGAGTTGCCTCGACGTCGTAGCTCTGTTGGCATACCGGACACGATGAGTCTAAAAGCGCAATGGCCAATTGCGCCAATGCTCGATGCTGCTCCCTTGCTTCGTGCGCCTCAACTTGTCTTTTTCGAGTAGCCGCGGCGCGTCCCTGAGCGGCCTTCAAGGCTGCCGCTGCTGAAGCGGTCTTTAGTGTGGATTCGGCTGCTTCGCCTTCCAATTTTTCAATTGACTCTAGTGGCTTCGGCGGCTCAAGTAGCTCAAATTGTATTGCTGATTCGATCAGTGAACGACGTCGCCGACTACTATCGCGCATCGCGCGAATATCTCTTAGCGCTTTATCCAGTGTCGATGCTGCATCGGCCGATGTCGGCGTCGGCACGTCGGGGACAGATACGCCGCAACTTCTACAAGTCTCCCACCAATTATTCCACTGTGACTCCTGAAACTCAGAGCCAACTGCCGCCGATTTCCTCAATGACGCTAACTGGGTTTGCAGGGCTTCTACTCTATTAACGAGAGGAGCCAAATCTTTGCTCAATTGCGTCGTAGCGCGAGACCAGCTCCTGCTTTCTGACTCAAGCTCCGATTGAAGTTCCGTAAGACGGCCCGCTCCAACCAACTCACTGATCACGTTGAACCGCTCTTGGTCCGTCGCATTATCCAGGAAGTCACGCAAACGGTCTTGCTGCAAGTAGACAGACCGTGTCAGCGCAGCGGAAAGCGATTCATCACCATCCTTGGCAGACGCAGCTTCTGGCCAAAGCAACTCCAGAATTCTCGCTCTTGCTGATGTCTCCTTGAAGTGCTTCCCACCGATTGATGCCTGCAGGGATTGCGTATAGCCGTCAAAGACTCGGGTAATAGTGATTTCCTGGTCTCTATCAGCAAGGGTTAGTGCCACGCGTGCTTGGCCGGTTGGCGAGTACATAGAGACGAGCTTGTCATCTCCGCCGTCGATGCGTCCTAGCTTACCGCACATTCCCCAATGGATTGCGTCGAGAAGCGATGTCTTTCCAAGTCCGTTAGATCCAACGACTACGATCGCGTCGGCGCTTAAGTCAAACGACTTCCTCGTCGCGAAGCCTCGAAAGCCGGAGACGTCAATACTCTTGAGCCTCATTGTACTTTTCCAAAATTGTGAAGTGCCTCAATGAGAGACTCTCGCTTGTGGAATGCATTAACCACGGCGCGGATCACCGACTGAGGCAGCTCGTTAGACTCGAGAAGCGCAGGCACTCGGTCGAGAACGCTGTCCTCCGCTGTAGTATCTGATCGCTCTGTGATTGGGAGAAGCGGTAGTAGGGCAGTTGACACATCCCCAAGTTCTTGCAACTCCGCGCCAGATGCGATCAACTTGCGCACCCTGCCCGTATCGTATCGTATAGCCTGATGCTCGTCCGACTTATCACGCGGAAATAGCCCCGGCGTCCAAAGCAAAAGATAACAGTCCCAAGTCTTACTCTCATTTCGTTCGATATGCTCTGAGATCAAATCAACGAAAGCAGCTTGGGCACCGGTCCATTCTCGAAGCAGGTCAGACCACGCTTCAAACACGACGATTGCGACTAGGCTATACGAGTCCTCATAGAGCCCTTGATTGGATGCGTCAATTCCGCAGAGTCGGTAACTCGAAGCTTCGGAGAATCCATTCGTTAGCAAGACCTCTCTAGCTGTAGATAGCATGTCTGTTAGCGTCATCCCGGCTTTCTCAGTCATGACAATAGTGCCTCTGAAGCTTGCGGTTCTATACGGATATCGTCGACTCCCCAAAACGAGAACGCGGAATCTCCATCGACTATGCTCATGCTGGCATCGACTTCATCAACGATTGATTCTGGCGGTGTAGCGCTTTCCGGCCGTCTACCAGTCACGCCGCACGCAAGTACGTGTCGGGCGCCTTCTCGTCCAAACCGTCGATGCTGATCTTCTAGACGCAATTCACTCTCAATAGTAAGCCATCGGTAGTTTCTTGAACTGCCATCGACGAGCCTTATTCTCGACTCTGGAATATCCGTTCCCGTGAAAATAACGTGCCCATCTTCATCGAAGCGGAAGCCGCGGTTGCAAGATCGAGAGACGTATGCCACCGCGAGCAACAGATCAGCGATCGCAATACAGTGGCTATCTTCCAACTTTGGGTAGGCTCGCGATTCGAGCAACCACGCCGCACGGAGTTTTCCAAAGGTAAGGATGTCCATACTGGATAGTCTCTTGGCGAGCTCGCCGACGTCCTCAATCAGTCGGCCTGTGTCAGGATCTACCCATCCTTCGCGTTGACTAAGTGCTTCGCATTCCTCCACAATCCTCTGGACGACCTCAAGGTGAAACCGATTCCCAAGAACGCGCATGAAGGCGATCCAGCCAAGTTGCACGTAGTTCGTTTTATCGATTTGCATTTCAGTCGCGAAATTCGACTTAGAGTGTTCTCCAGGATTCGCCAAGAGGAGCTGAACATTATTTCCCAAAGCGCTCCGCAACTTCTCTGCTGTATGTCGTAAGACGCCGCACGAAGAACCCAGACCAGCGAAAACCGTAACCGGAGCAGCCAGTGCCCACGTTGCAACCCACGCTTCCCACTTGTCCCTCCACGCCGTTTCCAGGGCGTCCGTCGTTAGAATGAGAGCTTCGGGGTCTGCATCGATACTTCGATGCAGATAGATGATGTTAGAGCGACCAAGCTGGTGGTGTTGCTCGGGTCCATTTATCACACACACTTGGTTTTTAGCGCCAATAGCTGATAGAGCGTGGCTCAGAGCAAGATCGAAATTTAGAGTTATCACGTTCCAGATCGCACCTTCCACCATTAGCGCTGCGGCGATCTTGTGTCCCTCATTGGGTGACGCATTTTTGAATTCAGTGACGGGCAACCGTGCAACGAGCTCTTGCTGTTTGCCATCATGCTTTGCTTTCACCAGATCTGCCAGAGCAGACAGATCCCATGGCTCCGCGCATTCGCGAGTAATTGATCAGCAACAAGCCTTCGGTGCGCCTCTTCTGAGCACTTTCCAGCCAATGGCAGTTTTGTGGGCTCTTCAAATGAACAGCCTGCGCCGACGACCAATACAACTCGTCTACCTTCCCTTGCTGCAATCGCGCCAAGGAGAGATGGCGGCAAACTCATCGTAGTTTCTCCAGCAAATGCGTATGATGCACGGTCTTTTTACCTTTGGTTGGCGATACGATCCATGTTGCGATTACCCGACCTCTGTTTTTGACTCGAGCGCCGACGTAGTTCGGGACTTCAGTGTGATGCGGCCTGGATTTAAGCCTCCTCGTCCGGTGAGATATGCAGCGGGAAGGGCGGCCTTTGCGTATTGGTAGACGTGTACTCTGATGCGCTGGAGCAATAGCTCCAACTGGCGTGTCCGTACCGCCGATCACATCTTCTTCTTTTGCCTACCAAGGGGTCAAGCTAGGTCGGCAGATTGCGCCATGCACCTTGCTGATTCAAACGTAGGTCTTCAGTGGGCGTTTTCTTACTGCCGCAGCGCTCGTCGAAACACAGCTTGGCCAAATCCCCTGAAGCTTGCGTCTCTTCGGGGTGCAGCGAGAGTGACGCAAACCGTGCCGGTCCGAAACTCTCCGGGCTGCTTCTGTCATTCATGCACTCGCCTCGACTCGCAAAATCCAATGCACCCCGCAAGCCGCTGTGTTTGAACATAGGCATCCTGTCACGGTATTAGTTCAGATCCGCCGTTGATCTCCGATAGAGGCGAACGGCGCGGTCTCGTAGTATCTCTGCTCGATGTAGGAGCGGTTAGCGGCTGAGTCCTCAGCGAGGTGCCGCCGCCTAGCGATCTCTGGCAGGACCAGCTCGCCGCCGCCGCGAAGGCGGATCTCCCGAGCTCGCTCGCGGATCTCTGTGGGCGTCGGATCGTCGGGTCGGCGTTTAGTCAGCGGGAAGCGTCGACGCCACTCGCCATGCGCGATCCGGCCGACGGTAGTTCGTGAAACCCCAAGGGCCGCGGCGACTGAGCGATGCGTGGCGCCAGGTTCGGCGAGGCGGCGACGGACTTCGTTAGCTATGTTGTCGTCGGTCATCGCCCGCGATTGTCGCGCTGCGATTCATCACCGCGCGAGAGCGTCGACCGTCAAAAAAGGTGGTGCCTCATCGAGTCGAACAAGCAGCGCCAAAACGGGAGTAGTGACTACTCCCGTTTTAGTGTTTTCGGACGCCAAACGCAGCTAACGGGAGCGTAGACAAATGCGATCTAAGCTCTTATCTTCGGCCAACTTCCGTAAGCACGGGCAGTCTCCGGAGATTGTCCGGTTCGGTTTTGCAAGCAGGATGTCGCAGGTTCGATTCCTGTCAGCTCCACTTTCCATAAGTCCTTGCCGAATAGCGACTTGCGATACCTGCCGGCGGTCGGCAGTGCGGCGTTTTCTCGATAGCCAAAACGGTACCTACCGTTTTGCGCCTCGTAGGAGACCCGCTGAGATGCCCGCCCTCACTAAGTCGCTCCCCAAGTACCGTAAAAACCGGGCCTCGGGGCAAGCTGTCGTGACGATTGCCGGAATCGATTACTACCTCGGCCCCCACCGCTCCGTCACGAGCCGTCGGGAGTATGACCGGCTCATCTCCGAATGGCTTGCCCGCGGCCGAACTGGAGCTTCCACGGCCGACGCCGTGCCCAAGGTCGTCGAAGTTCTTGCCGCCTACTGGCGATACGCCAAAGGCTACTACCCCACGCCGAACGGCAAGCTGGGGAGCGAGTTGTGGGCGATTCGCGTGGCCCTGCGGTTCGTCCGCACCCTCTACGCTGACCAGCCCGCCGACCAGTTCGGGCCGCTCGCTCTCAAAGTCGTCCGCGAAAAGATGGTCGAGGCGGGATTTGCCCGATCGACCGTTAACACTAGCGTCGGACGTATCCGCCGCGCTTTCAGGTGGGCAGCGTCGGAGCAGTTGATCCCAGCGGCCGTCTCGCAGGCCCTCGCCACAGTGGACGGTCTGCGCGCTGGGAAGACCAAGGCGCGAGAACCTGAGCCGATCCGGCCTGTCGAGGACGCGGCCGTCGAAGCGACGCTCCCCAATGTCTCGCCGGTCGTCGCGGCAATGATTCGTTTACAGCGCTTCACCGGCATGCGGCCGGGCGAGGTCTGCCTCGTGCGGCCGTGCGACGTGGACCGCTCTGGCGACATCTGGCACTACCGGCCTGCCACACACAAGACACAGCACCGCGGCCGCGAGCGGGTCGTCTTCCTCGGGCCGCAGGCGCAGGAGGTTTTACGGCCATACCTCTTGCGTGAGGCGACCGCCTATTGCTTCTCGCCGGCCGAGTCGGAGGCGCGACGCCGCGCCGACCTCCATGCCGAACGCAAGACGCCGCTCTCGTACGGCAATCGTCCGGGGACCAATCGCCGCCGCAAGCCGGCGCGGACGGTCGGCGACAAGTACACGACGACCAGCTACGCCCGCGCCATCGCCCGCGGCTGCGAGCTTACGTGGCCGGCCCCAGACGGCGCCGACGACGAGTCGCGTCTCGCTTGGAACTCTAAGCACCGCTGGACCCCTAACCAGTTGCGGCATGCAGCGGCGACGGCGATCCGTCGCGAGTTTGGGCTGGAGGCGGCACAGATTGCGCTCGGCCACGCCGGGGCGGACGTGACGCAAGTTTACGCCGAGCGGGACTTGGCAAAGGGCGCTGAAGTGGCAAGGAGGATCGGGTGAATTCAAAAGAGCCGAGAGATATCCGAGATCTCAAACCCGACGAACTGCGGCTACGGTTGGCGGAAGTCGGACGAAACAGCATCGAAGATTCTGGCATATTTCGCGACTACACGGGAAAAGCGCGAGAGCTGCAAATGCTTGAGCGGATGCACCTGTGTGTACTTCAATTGGAAAAGGAAAGAGCCGGCGAGGAGTACACGGTAGAAACGTTCACCCCGAACCTGGATCGCGACATAATTGAGCCGGTTGAAATTGCCGCGAAAGAGATTGTCGAGCAGTTCGGCGTAGATGCAGCGTCATTCTGCTTGCAAGAAATGACCAAGAGTTCGTCGGAAGTCCCAGACTTCCTGAAGGAGTACGTTGAATCTGAGTTGAAGGATTTTGGAAAGATTGTTCCTCACTGGGCGCCACCCATCGCGCAGGATGCGGCCCAAGCTTTAGAGGTCATTGCACGGCTACGGAAGGCAATTGAGGCTAAACAGATTAATGACGTGGCTTATGCTGCAAGCCAACTCGGCTACCTTTTCTGCAAGCTACGTGTGCGACCGTTTGAAAAAGCCACACTTGATGGTCGGCGGCTGAAAGAGACTCGTCGCAAAGGTGGTGCGAATACGGCAGCTACGACACAAGAAGAGAAACGCCTAATTATCGATGCCCGTGACGCACGGGCCAAGCGATCGAAGTGCTCAAAAAAGAAGGCGGCGGAGGCTGTTGCGGCGCAGCTTCGTACAGGGACCTTACCAGGAATTGATCGGCCGGTTGACTACACCTGGAAGTACGTCGCCGATCTCCGCGTAAAACGCTGACCCGTCTATTTTTTTTGGCAGAACGCTCAGCGTTCTGCATTTTTGCCAATCAGATGCGTCACCTTGCGAGGGTTGAAGCAATTCACCCCTTGCTGCGAGGAAACGATGCGATCCGAATCGACCGAGAAGCCGTCCCCCGATGACGAGCACCTCTCCCTAGCTGAAGCGGCCAAGACTCTCCCCGGACGGCCCCATCTTTCGACTCTCCATCGCTGGCGGCTGCGGGGCATTCGTGGCGTGCGGTTGAAGACCTGCCTCGTCGGCGGCCGGCGGTACACGACGCCACGCTGGCTCCGTGAATTCATCGCCGCGTCTACGGCCGCCGGGGACGGGTTGATCGACCCTCCAAGCAATCTCTCTCGAGACCGCGAGCAGTCGATTCGGTCCGCCATTGCGGAACTCGACGCCGCCGGTATCTAGCCCCCAGCCAAGACCTCGCCGCCGGCGGTACGCCCCAAATGAAAGGGCCCCGCCGAGCGTTGGCGCGCTTCGGCAGGGCGGAGAATCAAGTGCTTCAGAATTGTAACACACTCGACAAGAAATCGAATCGCCGTTCGGACCCGGGAGAAATTGGTGGCAAACAACTAAAGGGCAAGCTGTTCAAGCTGCTCGAGGCGATCGATCCGCAGAGCCTCGACACACCAATCGGGCGTCGTGCTTGGGCGACCGTGGTCAACCTGCTAAAGGCCATCGCGATTTTCTCGAAAGATGGGCCCTGCGAGGCTTACGTCAGCACTATCGCCCAGTGGATGAGCGAGAGGGTTGGCGTCGATCGGTCGACGGTCCACCGGGCGTCGAAGCTGGCCCAGGAACTCGGATTGCTCATCATCGAGCCACAGTACTCGCACGGCGGTCGCACGGCGAATCGCTGGATCGTCTGCTGGGATGTCGTGGAAGAGTTGGCGGGGGCGTCTGTACAAAGCGGTGAGTCGCAGGATGCGACAGGGTGGGTCGCACATTGCGATTCACCTCATCGCAATCTGCAACAAGGTGAGTCGCAGAATGCGACAGCTAATAAAGGATTAACCTCTTCATTACCCATTGAAGAATCCCCTCCTCCCCCTGCCGGAGGCTGGGAGGAGGAGGTCGAAGTTCTTTTGAGGTTGGGGGTGCGGCAGGCTTTGCCTGCCGTGCACGCCGCGATCTCTGCCGGCTGCACGATCGATGACTGGCTGCCACATCGCCGCTACTGGGAGGAGCACCGCGACCGGTGGGACAGTCCCGAAGGCGTGCTCTACCACCGGCTCAACTCGCTTCGTCCTGGTCAGGCAGCCGACACGGGGTGGCCCGAGCTCGACGCGCCCACCAAGACCGCGCTGCGACTCTGGAGCGAGGGCGACGAGTACGACCGCAAGAAGTACGCCACCGCGCAGTGGCGAGGTTGGGACCGCCCCAAGCAGCTCGACATCCTGCAACAGGCCGGCATGTCGCCAGCCGAAGCCCAGCGGCTTCTGGTCGCGAACCCGGACGAAGCCGAGCGCCGCGCCGTCGCGTACATGGCGCCGCTGCTGA from Botrimarina mediterranea encodes:
- a CDS encoding tyrosine-type recombinase/integrase; translated protein: MPALTKSLPKYRKNRASGQAVVTIAGIDYYLGPHRSVTSRREYDRLISEWLARGRTGASTADAVPKVVEVLAAYWRYAKGYYPTPNGKLGSELWAIRVALRFVRTLYADQPADQFGPLALKVVREKMVEAGFARSTVNTSVGRIRRAFRWAASEQLIPAAVSQALATVDGLRAGKTKAREPEPIRPVEDAAVEATLPNVSPVVAAMIRLQRFTGMRPGEVCLVRPCDVDRSGDIWHYRPATHKTQHRGRERVVFLGPQAQEVLRPYLLREATAYCFSPAESEARRRADLHAERKTPLSYGNRPGTNRRRKPARTVGDKYTTTSYARAIARGCELTWPAPDGADDESRLAWNSKHRWTPNQLRHAAATAIRREFGLEAAQIALGHAGADVTQVYAERDLAKGAEVARRIG
- a CDS encoding AAA family ATPase, which gives rise to MRLKSIDVSGFRGFATRKSFDLSADAIVVVGSNGLGKTSLLDAIHWGMCGKLGRIDGGDDKLVSMYSPTGQARVALTLADRDQEITITRVFDGYTQSLQASIGGKHFKETSARARILELLWPEAASAKDGDESLSAALTRSVYLQQDRLRDFLDNATDQERFNVISELVGAGRLTELQSELESESRSWSRATTQLSKDLAPLVNRVEALQTQLASLRKSAAVGSEFQESQWNNWWETCRSCGVSVPDVPTPTSADAASTLDKALRDIRAMRDSSRRRRSLIESAIQFELLEPPKPLESIEKLEGEAAESTLKTASAAAALKAAQGRAAATRKRQVEAHEAREQHRALAQLAIALLDSSCPVCQQSYDVEATRLRLKGIIEFGAETATNTEVAESIEEYAKAEKDAVEAEAEVRKKLADAERLQKQHAQWDLERNERFSELEISANQVSVKALEAMLNECDSQEGRLRNLTTEGEALSLNIAREAANARISSTEADLRKAEVESAIHQLEMVKRERTSVTTKLLIEQLRDARSTVAIDKLSEIEPLLQRIFSRIDPHPTFRVVSFATDVIRGKGRLDAEIRDSAEGKSSRTPAAIFSSSQLNALAVSVFLSFNLALPHLPIQAALLDDPIQSLDEINLLGLVDLLRRTKEKRQIVVSTHDGKFGRLLARKLRPANADQRTSVIELRGWNRTGPEVIQYPVEADRTPLRLAVVS
- a CDS encoding SIR2 family protein — its product is MKAKHDGKQQELVARLPVTEFKNASPNEGHKIAAALMVEGAIWNVITLNFDLALSHALSAIGAKNQVCVINGPEQHHQLGRSNIIYLHRSIDADPEALILTTDALETAWRDKWEAWVATWALAAPVTVFAGLGSSCGVLRHTAEKLRSALGNNVQLLLANPGEHSKSNFATEMQIDKTNYVQLGWIAFMRVLGNRFHLEVVQRIVEECEALSQREGWVDPDTGRLIEDVGELAKRLSSMDILTFGKLRAAWLLESRAYPKLEDSHCIAIADLLLAVAYVSRSCNRGFRFDEDGHVIFTGTDIPESRIRLVDGSSRNYRWLTIESELRLEDQHRRFGREGARHVLACGVTGRRPESATPPESIVDEVDASMSIVDGDSAFSFWGVDDIRIEPQASEALLS
- a CDS encoding DUF1580 domain-containing protein, with product MRSESTEKPSPDDEHLSLAEAAKTLPGRPHLSTLHRWRLRGIRGVRLKTCLVGGRRYTTPRWLREFIAASTAAGDGLIDPPSNLSRDREQSIRSAIAELDAAGI